From Deltaproteobacteria bacterium:
TGGGCAATAATCCTCGTCTTGACTGTCGTAGGCCTTCCCACCTCCACCACAATCCCTCCTGTGTCTATCCCCTGTTCGACCAAAAGCCCCTTCATCTTCTCCCCCATCCTATCGCCCCCAATGACCCCGGTCAACAAGACCCGCCCACCCAAGCTATGTACATTGTTCACCACATTGGCCGCCCCCCCCAGCAGGAGGGTATCATTGGTGACAGCCACCACAGGTACTGGGGCCTCAGGGGAGACCCTGGAGACCTTTCCCCAGATAAATTCATCGATAACGATATCACCCACCACCAGGAGGGCGGTCCTTCTAAACCTCTGCAATAGCCTACTTATGTTAATCTTTCTGGTGAGCTGTCTTAACATGTTTCACCCCTTTCAGGCCCTCATAATATGGACAGAATTTGAGGTGCCAGAGCAAGAGTCGGCAGCACGTCCTCCACCTCTTCCTATACCCCCTCTTGCCGAGCAAGAGGGAATTGGCCAGAACCTCTCCCAAGAGGCGCAGCATCAATCCCATCTTTAAGAAGACCAGTCTAACCCTTCCCTTATATTTGGTGAAAAATAGATACCGTGAGCGATAGAACTCTATCTTGGCCTCCGTCTTGACCATTGCGGCGCTGACCCCCTGCAGATGGAGGATCTGGGCTTGAGGCACGAAACAAACCCGCCAACCCTTGTCTCTCATCCGAAAACACCAATCGGTCTCCTCCATAAAGAAAAAATATCCCTCATCTAATCCCCCTACTTCCTCTATGGCTTTGCGGCGGACAATTATACAGGCACCCACCAGGGAATCCACATCTATGGGGGAGGGATAATCTCTCTCTTTGCCCGGGTACCTCCGGGGGAAGAGGGTACGTAGCAGGCGTTTGTTTAGCAGCTCCGTGGCCAAGGAAGGAAAGGAGGCAATGGAATTCTGCCTTGAGCCATCCGCGTTGACCAGTTGCCCCCCTGCTATGCCCACATCGGGGTTATCCTCCATAAAGGTGACCATGGCCTGGACTGCCCCTTCCTTTAGTCTGGCATCGCTGTTCAGCAGAAAGACATATCTCCCCGCTGTTTTGGCCAGGGCCTGATTGGTGGCCCGGGCGAAGCCGTAGTTCTCGCTGTTGAGAATGAGTTGGGCCTGAGGAAAGACCTCCCTTATTGCCTCAGGGCTTCCATCTTCCGAACCATTGTCCACCACCACGACCTCAAATTCATAACCGTTGACGGTATTAAAGATGGAACGCAGGGCCTCCAAGGTGAGCCCTTTGGTGTTCCAATTCACCAAGATAAAGGACAGATATACCCCCATCAACCCAAAAACCCCTTTATCTCCCCTACCAGTTCTTTGACCTCCTCCTGGCTCAATTCGGGGTACATCTTGATATCTTTATACTGGCCCTTAAGGTCCACGAAAAAAACCCGCATCTCCCAACACCTCCTGAACAGGGGCAAAGGAAAATTCCCTCAGCAATCCTTCCACCTTGGCCTCTACTTTATCCAGATTATGATAGAGGGCAAACCTCCCCTTCCAGTTCAATCCTAACCGCGGGAGCTCTGGATCTAGCTCCCAAGGATGGAGGTAGATAACGGCGGGGAGGCCCTTTTTGTTCATATTTTTAATACAATATCGTATCAAATTATAAGGCAATACCCTGAGATACAACCCTCCAGAGAAGGGAAGGCGGAGGCACCCTATCCTTATGATAGATGGCGGTACCTCTATGATCTCGGCATCTTCCCTCCTATGTATCCGTGGATTGGACCGGGAGATACCCCCCAGATAGGCCCTGGCAGGTAGGATACTGGAGTCATACTTAAATCCTATATCGGCCAATATCCTCAGCGCCCAAAGAGACCTTCGGGTAATGGACCATGAGGGGGCCCTAAAACCGACGATCTCTTTCCCTCCGATCTCCTCCAGCAGGACCTTCGCCTCCTGGATCTCGCGACGGAATTCTTCCCTTTTCTGCTCGTAAACGAGGCGGTGATGATATCCATGGAGGCCCAGTTCGAATCCCTCCTCTACTAACCTCCTCACCAGGTGAGAGTATCCTTCAGCAACCTCCCCAAGGACGAAAAAGGTCCCCCTCTGACCATAGGCCCTCAACAGGGAAACAAGTCGCTCTGTCTGCTCCCCTACCCTCCCCCCCAACAACTCCCTCTGCTTCTTGGAGAGGGGGAGATCGTTTCTGTGAAAACACTCCTCTACATCAACGGTGAGGATGTTCTTCACCTCCAGCATTCTATAACCTCGCTCACATCTCTTAAGAGAAAGAATTACTCTCCCTAATTTCGACCCCCCATTGAGGGTGGCCCCTCAAACTCCCCAGTATTAATTATAAGAAGTAACTCTTTTTTTATCCTTGGCGACCTGAGGTCGCCGTTGAGGGAAAAATCCTTTTGGATTTTCCCCTCAACAATTCTGTCGAGAGGCCTTGAACCAAGCCACACTCCTGCGCAACCCTTCTGAAAAAGGAACCCCCGGTTCATATCCTAAGAACTCCCTCGCCTTTTCTATGCTGGCCAGAGAGTGTTCCACATCTCCTGGACGTGGAGAGGTGTATTCGATATTCAGATCTGGATCGATGATCTTTTTCAACTCCTCCACCAATTGATTGATGGATATCCTCTCCCCACACCCCACGTTTATCGTCTCCCCTGCCACCCCCTCGGCCTCACACGCCAGGAGGTTGGCCTGAACTATATTGTCTACGAAAGAGAAATCCCTTGTCTGCTCACCATCCCCGTATACAACCAGGGGTCTTTTTTCTAAGGCCAGAGTGATAAATTTGGGAATCACGGCGGCGTATGGAGAGAGGGGGTCTTGCCTGGAGCCGAAGCAGTTAAAATAGCGTAGGCAGATCGTCTCCAGGCCATAGACCTGATAAAAGACCTGGCAGTAATATTCACCAGCAAGCTTGGATGCAGCATAGGGGGAGAGAGGGGAGGGGAGAAAATCCTCCACCTTCGGAAGGAGGGGGGAGTTACCGTAGACCGAGGAAGAGGAGGCGTAGATTACCCTCTTCACGTCGGCATTGCGGGCAGCTATGAGCAGGTGCAGGGTACCATTGACGTTATGTTCGGTAATCCCTTTGGGGTCCTTGATAGACCTGGGGACGGAAGGGACGGCTGCCTGATGCATGACAAAATCGGCCCCCTCTACCGCCTTCACGGCCGCATTCAGGTCTCTGAGGTCTCCCTCCATAAACTCTATTTCTTCCATTACGTGTTGAAGGTTCTCCCTCTTGCCTGTAGATAGGTTGTCGATGGTTCTGACCCGCTCCCCCCTCCTGACTAATTCCTCCACAATATGGGACCCGATAAAACCAGCACCCCCTGTAACCAGATATAATCTTTTCATCCATTCTCCTCTGTCAAGATGGAAGCAAAGATCAAAGGCTCTTTAACCAAAAGGATCCAAGGATTCGAGGATTCAAGGGTTCAAGTGTTTGTTCTCTAAAGATCGAATGAGTGCCTTGAGCATCCTCTCACCCTCCCCTATGTTTTTCTGAAGAGCCCTGAAATCATCCGGTTTAATATAGCCTAAATCACTCGATAACATAATCTGGGTCTCTAACTCACAATTAGAACCATACGCTATATATAATGATTGCATATACTCCTGTGTCGTCTTCCTGCCATACCCCTCTGCTATGTTTGATGGAACAGATACAGCAGCCCTCCTGATCTGTGATGTCAATCCATATCTCTCTTCTTTAGGGAAACCTTTCGTAATTTTATAGAGATTGATACAAAGCTGATACGCCTTCTGCCAAACTTTCAACTCCTTATAATTTTTGAGCATTTCACTTGACCACTGGAATCCTTGACCCCTTGAACCCTCTCAATTTTACCGACCCAATGGTAAAATTGAGATCACATCACCCTCACCAATACCTTCCTGCGGCGGGGACCGTCAAACTCGCAGAAGAACACCCCCTGCCAGGTCCCCAACGACAGCCGTCCTCCCCTCACCAAGAGGGTCTCTGAGGGCCCTACTAGGGTCGCCTTGATGTGGGCATCGGCATTCCCCTCCAAGTGATGGTAACGATCCCCAGCCGGGACAAGTTGGTTCAACTTGGCTATGATATCGGCCTTTACGCTGGGGTCAGCATTCTCATTGATGGTCACTGCTGCCGTAGTATGTGGTACATAGAGAGAGCAGATCCCCTCTGATATCCCTGATTCCTCAATTACCCCCTCCACTTGGGGCGTGATATCGACCAGCTCCATCCTCGATTTGGTCTTGACCTCTATCTCCTTTGTGATCATCTCCCATCCCCTTTAGCGTTGAAGAGTTGAAGGTCTCTGAAGACCTCTTCTAACCCCCTTATATCTCCTTGTCCATCGCCGTTCCTTCGCCAATTTGGCTATTAATTATATGTCTTTCAAGGGAAATAAGCAATAGGGGAGGGGAGATTTATGTCCTTGCACCAGAGGGGAAAGTATGTTACCTAGAAAATACTTTTTCTACGTAAATCGGCTTTAAAAGGGTGATGAACCTTGGAGGTTCTTTCGGACCTTACTTCAGGGGGTAAGGCCCCCTGAAACCCCTAAAAAATAGGAAACCCCGTTTGGGGGAGTTTGAGGGGGTTTCCCCCCTCAACGGGAGGCCGAAGTTTGGAGCAAGGTATCTTTATTCTCAAGAGTGAGGGTAACCGTCATGGACGATTACTTAGGAGGTGAAATCGATGAAGCTATCCCAGAGGGCCCAAAAGGTTAAGCCTTCCCCTACCTTGGCCATCACGGCCAAAGCCAAGGCCATGCGCGCCCAGGGGATCGACGTAATAAGCTTCGGAGCTGGGGAACCTGATTTCGACACCCCCCAACACATCAAGGACGCAGCCATCAAGGCCTTGCAGGAAGGTTTCACCAAATATACCCCGGTGGGTGGAATAGATGAGCTGAAGGAGGCCATTGTAGAAAAGCTCCTAAGGGAAAATAAGGTAACGTATCAAAAGGAGCAAATATTGGTCTCATGTGGGGGAAAACACTCCCTTTACAACCTTGCCCAAGCCATCTTAGATAAAGGGGATGAGGTGATCATCCCCGCCCCCTATTGGGTCTCCTATCCTCCTATAGTCATGTTGGCAGGGGGGAGACCGGTAATCATATCCACCTCTGAAGAAGAAGGATTCAAGCTGGCCCCTGAGGCCTTGGAGGAGGCGACAACCCCCAAGACCAGGGCGGTGATCATCAACTCCCCCTCTAACCCCACTGGTAGTGCTTATACCCGCCGTGAACTGGAGGGGTTGGCCGAGGTGGCCTTGCGGCACAATATCTGTATCATCTCCGATGAGATCTACGAGAAGATCGTCTATGATGGCTTTGAACACGTTAGCATCGCCTCTATTAGTGAGGAGGTAAAGGAGATCACCATCCTCGTCAACGGGGCCTCCAAGACCTACTCCATGACCGGGTGGAGGATCGGGTATGCTGCGGGACCGCCCAAGGTCATCGGGGCCATGACCCGGATCCAGAGCCAGAGCACCTCTAACCCCACCTCCTTTGCCCAAAAAGGGGCCTTGGCTTCATTGCTGGGAAACCAAGAAGAGATCCAGGTCATGGCGCAGGAGTATCAAAGACGAAGGGACCTCATCTGGAAGGCAATCACCTCCATAGAAGGCATCTCCTGCTACAAACCGCTGGGGGCCTTCTATGTCTTCCCCAACATAGGGGCCTATCTCGGCAGGAGCTTTAAAGGGAAAAGGATCGAAGACTCTTCTCAACTGACCGGTTATCTCCTGGATGAGGCCTTGGTGGCGGTGGTGCCCGGGGTGGACTTTGGGGCAGAGGGGTATCTGCGCCTCTCCTATCCCATCTCCCTTGAGGTCATCCAAGAAGGGGTAAAGAGGATAAGGGAGGTCCTAGCGAGGTTAGATTAGAGGACCCTGCGTGCCCCCGTCTTTTTATAAATGAAGTAGTCTCTCAATATCTGGGAGTGGTCAAAGGCGAGCTCAGAGGGAACTTCCTCCTCGGAAAAGATCCCTATCCCCTGGGCGTCATCCTGGGCTTGGAGGGTCCCTCCCTTGGCCCTGGCGATATAAACAGTGGTGATATTGTGCTGCCTGGGGTCACGCTGGGGGTCAGAGTAGGTATGAAACTGCCCCAGTAGCTCTACTTCAAGATTGGTCTCTTCCCTGGCCTCCCTTATTGCTGCCTCCTCCAAGCTCTCCCCATAATCGCAATATCCCCCAGGCAGGGCCCATTGACGAGGTTCGTTTCGACGCAGGATCAGAACAATCCCCTCTCCCTGTTCGATGATAATATCCACGGTGGGAAAGGGATTGTGGTATTCCTTTACCAAGGTACCACATTTGGGGCAGTGAAGCCCTTTTCCTTTCTCGGTCATGCCTCCTCCAATAAAAAATGCGATCGGCTGGATCAAATCAGTGGCACCGGAATTAGAAATGTAAAAAAACGAAGCTTAAACCACCCAATGATGATATATTTAGCTAACAACTGAACAGGTAAAATATAGACAAAGGGAGGAAAAAAGAAAAGTGAAAAAATAGAAGATAGCCAATTTTCACATACTTTTTTAAAATGAGGCAATTCGAATACTTGACAAATTTTTTTAAAAACACTTTAATATTTATTGTATAAATTGGTAAACTTTTAAAGCTCTCTGCTGACTTTGAGGTTTTAAAGGGAATTAATTGAAAGTGTGAATAGAAGGATGCAGTAGATGACGTTTAACTTTTAAAGCTTATAAAGGCAGTCGTTGGAGGAGACTTTAAGGTGAAGAAGAGAAGAGTAGTAATCACTGGCCTGGGGGTAATAGCACCAAATGGGATTGGCAAGGAAGCCTTTTGGAACGCATTAAAAGAAGGAAAATCTGGTATCCAAAAGGTAACCAGGTTTGATGCTTCCTCTTACCCCTCTCAGGTCGCTGGGGAAATTAATAATTTTGACCCCACAGACTATATGAGCCCCAAAAGTGCCAGGAGAATGGATAGATTTGTACAATTTACCGTGGCTGCTGCTCGGATGGCGATAGAGGATTCTCAATTAACCATCAATAGAGGGAATAATAAAAAAATTGGAATTGTAATGGGCAGTTCGCTAGGTGGCTTGCCTCATGCCGAATTTCAACATGAAGTTTTTATGGAAAAAGGCCTAAATAGGACAGACCCATTATTAGCTCTTAGACTCTACTGCGGAGAGGCTTCTTCCCATGCTTCTATTGAGTTAGGAATTAAAGGACCTTGCTACACGATATCCGCGGGTTGCGTTTCAGGAACAGATGCTATTGGATATGCTTTAACTCTAATCAGGAATGATGTAGTAGACGCTGCAATAGCTGGTGGTGCTGAAGCCCCTTTAGCA
This genomic window contains:
- a CDS encoding glycosyltransferase family 2 protein, with product MGVYLSFILVNWNTKGLTLEALRSIFNTVNGYEFEVVVVDNGSEDGSPEAIREVFPQAQLILNSENYGFARATNQALAKTAGRYVFLLNSDARLKEGAVQAMVTFMEDNPDVGIAGGQLVNADGSRQNSIASFPSLATELLNKRLLRTLFPRRYPGKERDYPSPIDVDSLVGACIIVRRKAIEEVGGLDEGYFFFMEETDWCFRMRDKGWRVCFVPQAQILHLQGVSAAMVKTEAKIEFYRSRYLFFTKYKGRVRLVFLKMGLMLRLLGEVLANSLLLGKRGYRKRWRTCCRLLLWHLKFCPYYEGLKGVKHVKTAHQKD
- a CDS encoding DUF3473 domain-containing protein, with product MLEVKNILTVDVEECFHRNDLPLSKKQRELLGGRVGEQTERLVSLLRAYGQRGTFFVLGEVAEGYSHLVRRLVEEGFELGLHGYHHRLVYEQKREEFRREIQEAKVLLEEIGGKEIVGFRAPSWSITRRSLWALRILADIGFKYDSSILPARAYLGGISRSNPRIHRREDAEIIEVPPSIIRIGCLRLPFSGGLYLRVLPYNLIRYCIKNMNKKGLPAVIYLHPWELDPELPRLGLNWKGRFALYHNLDKVEAKVEGLLREFSFAPVQEVLGDAGFFRGP
- a CDS encoding SDR family oxidoreductase; its protein translation is MKRLYLVTGGAGFIGSHIVEELVRRGERVRTIDNLSTGKRENLQHVMEEIEFMEGDLRDLNAAVKAVEGADFVMHQAAVPSVPRSIKDPKGITEHNVNGTLHLLIAARNADVKRVIYASSSSVYGNSPLLPKVEDFLPSPLSPYAASKLAGEYYCQVFYQVYGLETICLRYFNCFGSRQDPLSPYAAVIPKFITLALEKRPLVVYGDGEQTRDFSFVDNIVQANLLACEAEGVAGETINVGCGERISINQLVEELKKIIDPDLNIEYTSPRPGDVEHSLASIEKAREFLGYEPGVPFSEGLRRSVAWFKASRQNC
- a CDS encoding four helix bundle protein — encoded protein: MLKNYKELKVWQKAYQLCINLYKITKGFPKEERYGLTSQIRRAAVSVPSNIAEGYGRKTTQEYMQSLYIAYGSNCELETQIMLSSDLGYIKPDDFRALQKNIGEGERMLKALIRSLENKHLNP
- a CDS encoding YjbQ family protein, with amino-acid sequence MITKEIEVKTKSRMELVDITPQVEGVIEESGISEGICSLYVPHTTAAVTINENADPSVKADIIAKLNQLVPAGDRYHHLEGNADAHIKATLVGPSETLLVRGGRLSLGTWQGVFFCEFDGPRRRKVLVRVM
- a CDS encoding pyridoxal phosphate-dependent aminotransferase, with protein sequence MKLSQRAQKVKPSPTLAITAKAKAMRAQGIDVISFGAGEPDFDTPQHIKDAAIKALQEGFTKYTPVGGIDELKEAIVEKLLRENKVTYQKEQILVSCGGKHSLYNLAQAILDKGDEVIIPAPYWVSYPPIVMLAGGRPVIISTSEEEGFKLAPEALEEATTPKTRAVIINSPSNPTGSAYTRRELEGLAEVALRHNICIISDEIYEKIVYDGFEHVSIASISEEVKEITILVNGASKTYSMTGWRIGYAAGPPKVIGAMTRIQSQSTSNPTSFAQKGALASLLGNQEEIQVMAQEYQRRRDLIWKAITSIEGISCYKPLGAFYVFPNIGAYLGRSFKGKRIEDSSQLTGYLLDEALVAVVPGVDFGAEGYLRLSYPISLEVIQEGVKRIREVLARLD
- a CDS encoding NUDIX hydrolase — translated: MTEKGKGLHCPKCGTLVKEYHNPFPTVDIIIEQGEGIVLILRRNEPRQWALPGGYCDYGESLEEAAIREAREETNLEVELLGQFHTYSDPQRDPRQHNITTVYIARAKGGTLQAQDDAQGIGIFSEEEVPSELAFDHSQILRDYFIYKKTGARRVL